In Rattus rattus isolate New Zealand chromosome 3, Rrattus_CSIRO_v1, whole genome shotgun sequence, one genomic interval encodes:
- the Arrdc3 gene encoding arrestin domain-containing protein 3 isoform X1, which translates to MVLGKVKSLTISFDCLNDSNVPVYSSGDTVSGRVNLEVTGEIRVKSLKIHARGHAKVRWTESRNAGSNTAYTQNYTEEVEYFNHKDILIGHERDDDNCEEGFSTIHSGRHEYAFSFELPQTPLATSFEGRHGSVRYWVKAELHRPWLLPVKLKKEFTVFEHIDINTPSLLSPQAGTKEKTLCCWFCTSGPISLSAKIERKGYTPGESIQIFAEIENCSSRMVVPKAAIYQTQAFYAKGKMKEVKQLVANLRGESLSSGKTETWDGKLLKIPPVSPSILDCSIIRVEYSLMVYVDIPGAMDLLLSLPLVIGTIPLHPFGSRTSSVSSQCSMNMNWLGLSLPERPEAPPSYAEVVTEEQRRNNLAPVSACDDFERALQGPLFAYIQEFRFLPPPLYSEIDPNPDQSSEDRPSCPSR; encoded by the exons ATGGTGCTGGGAAAGGTAAAGAGTTTGACAATAAGCTTTGACTGTCTTAATGACAGTAATGTCCCCGTGTATTCTAGCGGGGACACTGTCTCAGGAAGGGTAAATTTAGAAGTTACTGGGGAAATCAGAGTAAAATCTCTTAAAATTCATGCAAGAGGACATGCGAAAGTACGCTGGACTGAATCAAGAAACGCCGGCTCCAATACTGCCTATACACAGAATTACACTGAAGAAGTAGAATATTTCAACCATAAAGACATCTTAATTGGGCACGAAAGAG atgaTGATAATTGTGAAGAAGGCTTCAGCACTATTCATTCAGGACGGCATGAATATGCATTTAGCTTTGAGCTTCCACAGAC ACCACTTGCTACCTCATTTGAAGGCCGACATGGCAGTGTGCGCTATTGGGTGAAGGCCGAATTGCATAGGCCTTGGCTTCTACCAGTAAAATTAAAGAAGGAATTTACAGTCTTTGAGCACATAGATATCAACACTCCTTCATTACTG tcaCCCCAAGCAGGCACAAAAGAAAAGACACTCTGTTGCTGGTTCTGCACCTCAGGCCCAATATCCTTAAGTGCCAAAATTGAGAGGAAGGGCTACACCCCAG GTGAATCAATACAGATATTTGCTGAGATTGAGAACTGCTCTTCCCGAATGGTAGTGCCAAAGGCAGCCATTTACCAAACGCAGGCCTTCTACGCCAAAGGGAAAATGAAGGAAGTAAAACAGCTGGTGGCAAACTTACGTGGGGAGTCCTTATCATCTGGGAAGACGGAGACGTGGGACGGCAAGCTGCTCAAGATCCCACCGGTCTCACCCTCCATCCTCGACTGTAGTATAATCCGTGTGGAGTATTCGCTAATG GTATACGTGGATATTCCCGGGGCCATGGATTTGCTTCTCAGTTTGCCACTAGTCATTGGGACCATCCCTCTGCATCCATTTGGGAGCAGAACCTCAAGCGTGAGCAGTCAGTGTAGCATGAATATGAACTGGCTCGGTCTGTCCCTTCCTGAAAGACCTGAAG CACCACCCAGCTATGCAGAGGTTGTAACGGAGGAACAGAGACGGAATAATCTCGCACCAGTGAGTGCTTGTGATGATTTTGAGAGAGCTCTTCAAGGACCACTGTTCGCATATATCCAGGAGTTCcggttcctgcctccacctctctatTCAGAG ATTGATCCAAATCCTGATCAGTCATCCGAGGACAGACCATCATGCCCCTCTCGCTGA
- the Arrdc3 gene encoding arrestin domain-containing protein 3 isoform X2 has translation MVVPKAAIYQTQAFYAKGKMKEVKQLVANLRGESLSSGKTETWDGKLLKIPPVSPSILDCSIIRVEYSLMVYVDIPGAMDLLLSLPLVIGTIPLHPFGSRTSSVSSQCSMNMNWLGLSLPERPEAPPSYAEVVTEEQRRNNLAPVSACDDFERALQGPLFAYIQEFRFLPPPLYSEIDPNPDQSSEDRPSCPSR, from the exons ATGGTAGTGCCAAAGGCAGCCATTTACCAAACGCAGGCCTTCTACGCCAAAGGGAAAATGAAGGAAGTAAAACAGCTGGTGGCAAACTTACGTGGGGAGTCCTTATCATCTGGGAAGACGGAGACGTGGGACGGCAAGCTGCTCAAGATCCCACCGGTCTCACCCTCCATCCTCGACTGTAGTATAATCCGTGTGGAGTATTCGCTAATG GTATACGTGGATATTCCCGGGGCCATGGATTTGCTTCTCAGTTTGCCACTAGTCATTGGGACCATCCCTCTGCATCCATTTGGGAGCAGAACCTCAAGCGTGAGCAGTCAGTGTAGCATGAATATGAACTGGCTCGGTCTGTCCCTTCCTGAAAGACCTGAAG CACCACCCAGCTATGCAGAGGTTGTAACGGAGGAACAGAGACGGAATAATCTCGCACCAGTGAGTGCTTGTGATGATTTTGAGAGAGCTCTTCAAGGACCACTGTTCGCATATATCCAGGAGTTCcggttcctgcctccacctctctatTCAGAG ATTGATCCAAATCCTGATCAGTCATCCGAGGACAGACCATCATGCCCCTCTCGCTGA